In one Balaenoptera musculus isolate JJ_BM4_2016_0621 chromosome 20, mBalMus1.pri.v3, whole genome shotgun sequence genomic region, the following are encoded:
- the LOC118886486 gene encoding neuferricin isoform X1 → MLRLGRRGLWLGLAAAAAAAARLMGWWSPRADFRLFIPEELARYRGRPGDPGLYLALLGRVYDVSSGRRHYEPGAHYSGFAGRDASRAFVTGDYSEGGLVDDVSDLSFSEMLTLQSWLSFYEKNYEFIGRVTGRFYGEDGLPTPELTQAEAMITKGVEANKQELKEKQKFPPCNAEWSSTRGSRFWCSQRSGGVSRDWIGVPRKLFKPGAKEPHCVCVRTTGPPSDQTPDDPAHRNRGDLDHPNLEEYTGCPPLAITCCVPL, encoded by the exons ATGCTGAGGCTCGGCAGGCGTGGGCTCTGGCTGGGCctggccgcggcggcggcggcggccgcacGGCTGATGGGCTGGTGGAGTCCCCGCGCTGACTTTCGCCTTTTCATACCCGAGGAGCTGGCCCGCTATCGCGGCCGCCCTGGGGACCCGGGCCTCTACTTGGCCTTGCTCGGACGCGTCTATGATGTGTCCTCTGGCCGGAGGCACTACGAGCCTGGGGCCCACTATAGCGGCTTCGCAG GCCGAGACGCATCCAGAGCGTTTGTGACCGGGGACTACTCTGAAGGAGGCCTTGTGGATGATGTATCTGACCTGTCATTTTCTGAGATGCTGACACTCCAAAGTTGGCTTTCATTCTATGAGAAGAATTATGAATTCATCG GGAGGGTGACAGGAAGGTTCTACGGAGAGGATGGGCTACCTACTCCAGAACTGACCCAGGCAGAAGCCATGATCACCAAAGGCGTGGAGGCAAATAAACAGGAACTGAAAGAGAAGCAGAAGTTTCCACCATGCAATGCTGAGTGGAGCTCAACCAGGGGCAGCCGGTTCTGGTGCTCCCAGAGGAG tGGAGGTGTGAGCAGAGACTGGATTGGCGTCCCCAGGAAGCTGTTTAAGCCAGGTGCCAAGGAGCCCCACTGCGTGTGTGTGAGAACAACTGGCCCCCCTAGTGACCAGACGCCGGACGACCCTGCGCACAGAAATCGCGGGGACTTGGACCACCCCAACTTGGAGGAATACACAGGCTGCCCACCCCTAGCCATCACATGCTGTGTCCCCCTCTGA
- the LOC118886486 gene encoding neuferricin isoform X2, translating into MLTLQSWLSFYEKNYEFIGRVTGRFYGEDGLPTPELTQAEAMITKGVEANKQELKEKQKFPPCNAEWSSTRGSRFWCSQRSGGVSRDWIGVPRKLFKPGAKEPHCVCVRTTGPPSDQTPDDPAHRNRGDLDHPNLEEYTGCPPLAITCCVPL; encoded by the exons ATGCTGACACTCCAAAGTTGGCTTTCATTCTATGAGAAGAATTATGAATTCATCG GGAGGGTGACAGGAAGGTTCTACGGAGAGGATGGGCTACCTACTCCAGAACTGACCCAGGCAGAAGCCATGATCACCAAAGGCGTGGAGGCAAATAAACAGGAACTGAAAGAGAAGCAGAAGTTTCCACCATGCAATGCTGAGTGGAGCTCAACCAGGGGCAGCCGGTTCTGGTGCTCCCAGAGGAG tGGAGGTGTGAGCAGAGACTGGATTGGCGTCCCCAGGAAGCTGTTTAAGCCAGGTGCCAAGGAGCCCCACTGCGTGTGTGTGAGAACAACTGGCCCCCCTAGTGACCAGACGCCGGACGACCCTGCGCACAGAAATCGCGGGGACTTGGACCACCCCAACTTGGAGGAATACACAGGCTGCCCACCCCTAGCCATCACATGCTGTGTCCCCCTCTGA